From the Nostoc sp. PCC 7107 genome, the window GTGTGAATAATTTTTTCGCCCCTGCAAACATAGTCTTACGAAAGTTGGATCTTTATGGTAGGTCAACTACGTTAAAGTAGACGACTTTGGCGTTAGTTTAACCATACATATTAAAAGTAATTGTAGGTTGATCACTTAAACTTTCGATCCTATGTATCAGAACTGGAACAAAAGTAATTAAATCTCTAGAAGTAGGAAAAATCATCTTTGATTCTCCCTACTCCAATTTATATTAGTTAGCTTTGGCGATCGCACCGCAAGCTAGACGACCACCGCCAGCTTCATCTGCTGTACCTCCAGCTTTCTTTTGATCTTGGAGTTTATGCACAATCAAAGCACTACCATCACCATCAAATAAGCTGATGGGACTATCGCCAAGAGTCACACTGCTAATAAATGCTTCTAAACGACCTTGACCTAAAGGATTAATTTTAATATTGGGTAAATCACCTAAATGATAAGGATGGTTCTTTTCCACAGGAGTAGATGAACCGAAGGGCCCGGGGTCAAAATGTCCACCAGCGGAACTAAAAGGCTTTTCTGTACCTGTTTCACAAGCACCTTTTTCATGGATATGAACACCATGTAATCCCGGAGTCAAGATTTTCGGATCACCTTTGAGTTCCACAGCCACCCAAACAGACTGAAGCTCGGTATTTTGTACAGCTTTCAGTGTCCCTGTAATCCCAGGTCCAGTAATTTGGGCTTGAGCTTTTAATTGTGACCCAGCACCATTGGAAGGAGAAACACAAGCTGTTAGTAGTAGTAGACAAGCAATAACGATGTAAGAGATAAATTTCATAATTCAGATTCTCAAAACTCAATCAACACTGGTTTTGTTATTCAATATCATTGCCACAAGAGGAAGTAAAAATGCGCGAACGTTTACATAAATGGATGCAGCAGTTTCAAGAGTGGATTATTTTCGCTTTGATCTTTGTATTGTCAATAGTAGTGATTCGCGTTTTTGAGGATAAACCCCCATTTAAAAGTATTGTGCAGTCATTAACTAGTTCTCAGTTTATTGGTACTCTGCAAGACTTGAGTATTTTGGCTGTTGTCATTCTTTACTTCCGAGAAACTCCTTCCCGAAAAAAACAGGCACATTATGAAGCATGGCGTGTGATTAACTCAGCTTATGGACAACGGGCTAGTGGCGGTAGACTGCAAGCATTACAAGACTTGAACAATGATGGTGTGAGCTTGGCCGGACTCACGGCTGATAAAGCTTATTTAGCTGGGATTAACTTAAAAGGAGCCGACTTGCGAGATGCAAACCTGGAAGGGACTAACCTGAAAAATGCTTGTTTACAAGAAATTGATTTGCGAAATGCCAATCTTCAACAAGCTGATTTGCGATATGCCAACCTTGAGGGAGCAAATTTAAGAAATGCTAATCTTCAAGGACAAAGTACTAACCTCAGCTACACAAATTTCCAGAATGCTTACTTAAGTCATGCCAATTTCCAATTAGCCTACCTTTGGAGTGCTAATCTTCAAAGTGCTGATTTAAGTTATGCCAATCTTCAAGAAGCTGATTTAAGTTATGCCAATCTGCAAGGGGCTAATCTCAAATATGCCAATTTTCAAGGTGCTGACCTCAGTCCGACCAATCTTGAGAAAGCCAACTTTCAAGGTGCAGACTTGCAAAATGCTGATCTCAGAGATGCCCAAAACTTGAATCCAGAGCAAATTAAATTAGCGCGGAATTGGGAACATGCCAGATATGACGAGGCTTTACGGATGCAGCTAGGTTTAAGTCCATTTAGCCAAAATATTGAAGTCTTTCAACCAGACAACTCTGGTCAGGACGACAATTTCTTCGATACCCAGCAGTCCCAACTCCCCGACGATTTTTAATGCTTCTGGATTGGATAACTAAGCATCAATCACGACTCTACCGACAGGATAAGCCACACAAGTTAAGATATAGCCTTCTTTAATTTCACTTTCTTCCAAGGCTTCGGGATCATAGCCTTCCATTTTGACGGTTCCTTCTAATTTACGTTTTTTGCAAGTACCACAAACCCCAGAACGGCAACTGCTGCGGATTTTTACTCCTTCTTGATCGGCCATATCCAGGATGCTTTCTTCGCCGTCACAAGGTACGTCTTTACCCGATTTTGAGAAAACTATCAGTGTTTGACTAGAAGATGCTGGGGTGGGAGAGACTGGAGTTGGTGTAGCGGCGAATGGAGTTGTCGCCACACGTGCTACTACATCTTGAACTGACGCTGCTTCTGTAGAGATTTTGCCTAGCATTTGGCGTAGCCCTAAATTACCCGCAGGAGTAGGCGGAACTTCTACCTTAGCCGCAGGCGCTGGGGCTTTTTTGGTTTTTTTCCGAGGTGGGCCAAAGCTTTCTTCATAGTAGTTCTGCATCGGGAAGTCGATGCTTTCAAGCAAGTCATTGACCGATTCCATAAATGGGTTCGGCCCACATACATAAACTGTGCGTTCTTTATAGTCTGGCGCAATTAGTTTTAACATTGCCGGATCAAGTCTGCCGGTGAAACTCATCCAACTTTGACCGGGTTCACGACGGGTAATGCTAATTGCCAGATTAAAACTGGGATGATTTGCTGCCATCCAGTCTAGTTCCTGCCGATAAATGATATCTCTGGGACTACGAGCGCAGTGGAAAAAGACAACATCAACGTTAGAGGCTGTGTCATACAACCAGCGGGACATAGACATCATTGGTGTGATGCCACTACCTGCGGAGATCAGCAACAGTTTTGGTGAGGGATTGGCAAAGCAGGTAAATTTACCTGTTGGGCCATTCAGTTTCAGTGTGCTACCAACCTTGAGGTTATCGTGTAGCCAGTTGGAAACTAAACCTCGTGGGACATCTGGCCCAACATCATTAGGTGCGGGGACACGTTTAACGGTAATTTCTAGGGTATGGGGACGAGAAGGTGTGGATGAGATGGAGTAGGAACGTAACACCTGTTCGCCGTTGATTTCTAAGTCGAGGGTGACAAACTGACCTGGTTTATAAGTGAAGAGCTTTGGTGGGTCTACCACGAAGCGAAAGGTTTTGACATCGTTGGTCTCATCAATGATCTGGATACATTTAACGGTTAAATCTCCCTTCATCCAACGCTCAATTTGGCTGTGATCTACCGTCGCTAGTGGCATGTACTCTTCTGGAGCTTTGACGACAGCGGCTGGAATTATTTGTGGTTCAGGAATTGATGGTGGGGCGACAGAGGCGATCGCTATTTCTTGCTGTATACCCTGACCGTTGCTTGTACTGACTACGTTAGTATTAACGTTAATATTCAGATCAATCATGGTCGGTTCGTTGCTGGATAGTACGCCAATTACCATCAAGAAAAACCGCCCAA encodes:
- a CDS encoding superoxide dismutase family protein; its protein translation is MKFISYIVIACLLLLTACVSPSNGAGSQLKAQAQITGPGITGTLKAVQNTELQSVWVAVELKGDPKILTPGLHGVHIHEKGACETGTEKPFSSAGGHFDPGPFGSSTPVEKNHPYHLGDLPNIKINPLGQGRLEAFISSVTLGDSPISLFDGDGSALIVHKLQDQKKAGGTADEAGGGRLACGAIAKAN
- a CDS encoding pentapeptide repeat-containing protein; amino-acid sequence: MRERLHKWMQQFQEWIIFALIFVLSIVVIRVFEDKPPFKSIVQSLTSSQFIGTLQDLSILAVVILYFRETPSRKKQAHYEAWRVINSAYGQRASGGRLQALQDLNNDGVSLAGLTADKAYLAGINLKGADLRDANLEGTNLKNACLQEIDLRNANLQQADLRYANLEGANLRNANLQGQSTNLSYTNFQNAYLSHANFQLAYLWSANLQSADLSYANLQEADLSYANLQGANLKYANFQGADLSPTNLEKANFQGADLQNADLRDAQNLNPEQIKLARNWEHARYDEALRMQLGLSPFSQNIEVFQPDNSGQDDNFFDTQQSQLPDDF
- a CDS encoding FAD-binding oxidoreductase, producing MLKLRIIDPQQPNELKELDLNLDTMLNHECLIGRYPNCNVVLDSAEVSRMHGKISLKNGNYYYTDLASRAGSRLNAEQIQINQDYPLKMGDMMQIGRFFLMVIGVLSSNEPTMIDLNINVNTNVVSTSNGQGIQQEIAIASVAPPSIPEPQIIPAAVVKAPEEYMPLATVDHSQIERWMKGDLTVKCIQIIDETNDVKTFRFVVDPPKLFTYKPGQFVTLDLEINGEQVLRSYSISSTPSRPHTLEITVKRVPAPNDVGPDVPRGLVSNWLHDNLKVGSTLKLNGPTGKFTCFANPSPKLLLISAGSGITPMMSMSRWLYDTASNVDVVFFHCARSPRDIIYRQELDWMAANHPSFNLAISITRREPGQSWMSFTGRLDPAMLKLIAPDYKERTVYVCGPNPFMESVNDLLESIDFPMQNYYEESFGPPRKKTKKAPAPAAKVEVPPTPAGNLGLRQMLGKISTEAASVQDVVARVATTPFAATPTPVSPTPASSSQTLIVFSKSGKDVPCDGEESILDMADQEGVKIRSSCRSGVCGTCKKRKLEGTVKMEGYDPEALEESEIKEGYILTCVAYPVGRVVIDA